GCAATGGGTATATCAAGATCATCAAGAGCATCACTAACTTGAGTATTATGAATTTTACCTAGACTTTCGGATTTAGATTGGATTCTCGATTTTGCTCAGGTTGAGTGTGGTACTCTAATTCCTCTTGAGGTCGTTTCCTCCTTGAGTAAACATGTAACTTAGTTTCTCTTGCATGTTGTGTATGAGTGGTGTGGATGGAGTGCGTAAAGGCTCAGAAGACTCGAGTGGCTCAGATGGCTCAGGTAGAGGTTGATTGATAGGAATACTTGGTTCAAACCTAGGAGATAATTCTTCTTGAACCCAAAAATTGCATTCTTGTAAATTTTCCTCCCCCAGGATGGGATTTTTGGTGTAAAAGGGTTATTtttcaaagaaggtgacatccaAGTTAACATAAAATTTCCTAGTGATAGGTGAATAGCACTTATACCCTTTTTGTGTAGGAGGGTAGCCAAGGAATAGACATTTGGTGGCCTTTGGATCGAGCTTACTGTGATGATGATCATATATGGGAACAAAGGCCATACATCCAAAAAATTTGGGTGGTAAGGTGGACATAAAGTGTGCATCAGGATAGTTTTGAAGAAGTTTCTAGAGTGGTGTTTGGAGTTGAAGAGTTTTAAAGGGCATTCTATTGATAAGGTATGCGGATGTGAGATTGACTTCACCCCAAAAAATTTTAGGCACATTCATGGTAAACATGATTGATCTCGCAACACCAAGAACGTGTCTATTTTTCTACTTGGCcacaccattttgttgaggggtATCAATACAAGAACTTTGATGAATTATTCCTTGGTTCACAAAGTATCCTCCtagatttgaattaaaatattctCAGGCATTatcaaatctaaaaattttgacttttgCCTGAAACTCATTTTGGATCATATTatgaaatcttttaaaaatggGACCaacttcagatttttctttcattaagcAAACCCATGTAACCCtagtatgatcatcaataaaagataCAAACTATCTAGATCCTGTGACATTATTGATTCCAAAGGGATCCCAAATGTCACTATGGAAAACTGGTTCTTGCATGTTTTGAAAGTTGACAAATTTGACATTGAAAAGACTTAgcattggaatttttaaataactttggAAACAAGTTTTTCAGGTACAAAAAATTTGGATGTCCTAATCTATAGTGCCACAACTTGATGACACTATCATTATTTGGAGAATTAAAGGGAATAGAGAAAGACGCACTACATGTAATTTGAGTTTGTTTCTTAGGACTATTAAGAACCTCAAGAAGATAGTCCTGCACATTCCTTAGCATTGCCAATCATCCTCCCCGATTCCAAGCCTTGAAATTCACAATGTGTTGAATAAAAGTTAGTGACAATTTAAGTCTTTGGAAAGCTTGCTAATTGATAGTAGATTGCAGATAATATTTGGAACCAATAAGACTGATTTTAGAATTAAGTCTTTAGTGAGACATATTGATCCTATTCCCACCACCTTGGACATAGAACCATCAGCAATACGAACTATAAAGTTCTCAAAACACAAGTTGTAATTGTGAAGTAAATCAACATTACCAGTCATATGGTTGGAAGCCTCCGAGTCTATTATCCATTGGTTATTCTTCTCCTTTTGAGAGCTCAAGGCAATTGAAAAACTACCTTTTTGAGCAACCAAAGCTGCTGCTGTTGAGTTTGTTTGGGAAGCAGCAATCTGAGAGATAATTTCTGAATAATCTTTACTTGTTCTTTGCTGAAAAGTGCGGACTTCTCGGTTGTCTGCTACAGTAAGTACTTAATTCTGAAATCCTACAGTAATTAAACTTGGAATCTTGCACCAAACTCTTGCAACCTGAAGACTAGTAAGTACTTAATTCTGCTTATGTAAAAATTGTTTGATTTTCCAGGCCATTTTTTGTTGCCATTAAATTGTTGTTTATCTATTTATTGACCATGCATTGTTGAATTTATATCTTACAAGATCTTtatatctaaatttattttgtgcattttcATTCTAAATAGCTCTCTGTTAGCAGGCATTACTTAATCGTGTGGGCTACACCCCAGAGATCAGCCATGGGGTGTTGGTTGAAATGGCTGAGCACAGGAAGGATttggagaagaaaacaaagccCATCCTTGATACTTTGAGAAGCTACCAGGACTTGCCTCCTGTAATCAATTCATTACTATGATCAACAAAGCTTCACTTTTACACATCTCTTGCATATTTTTTACAGGAAAATAGTCAGATTAAATTCTTGCTTTTTCTGCAGGATAAAGCCTTGGCTGCTCTAGCCATTGAGGACAAGAAAAGGCAGTATGCTGCTGCAGAGAAGCGCCTTGAAGATGTGTTGCAATCAGCTCTTGCCACTTCTGAGTAACATGCCAGAGCTTGTTCCTCCTGTATCACGAGTCCCTAACACATACACTCAGGTTGCTGTCTTGGCTTCGTCTGTCTAGCCAAGCTAATGCAGGTAAGTGTTCACTCTTGAT
This DNA window, taken from Vitis riparia cultivar Riparia Gloire de Montpellier isolate 1030 chromosome 13, EGFV_Vit.rip_1.0, whole genome shotgun sequence, encodes the following:
- the LOC117927787 gene encoding AUGMIN subunit 1-like isoform X1, which gives rise to MGDMSLRKSEVEEKRAKVQKESKILLDYTRKAIARMTYLKRILGQLEDDVAPCEAQMENWKTNLAIMASKERQYLQQYRNYKALLNRVGYTPEISHGVLVEMAEHRKDLEKKTKPILDTLRSYQDLPPDKALAALAIEDKKRQYAAAEKRLEDVLQSALATSE
- the LOC117927787 gene encoding AUGMIN subunit 1-like isoform X3 — its product is MENWKTNLAIMASKERQYLQQYRNYKALLNRVGYTPEISHGVLVEMAEHRKDLEKKTKPILDTLRSYQDLPPDKALAALAIEDKKRQYAAAEKRLEDVLQSALATSE